The genomic DNA AGCAACCAAGTAGTGTATCTGTACAGTTTTATTTAATGGCACTACTTTTTATTTTATTTGATATTGAAATTATCTTTATGTTTCCATGGGCTATAAACTTTCAAGTTTTAGGGTGGTTTGGATTTGTTGAAATGATTTTATTTATTTTATTACTTACAATCGGATTTATTTATGCATGGAGAAAAGGAGCTTTAGAATGGCACAGCATAAAGTAGACTATTTTAAAGATGGTGGAGCTCCAATTGCATTAACTACAGTTGATAAGTTAGTAAATTGGGGTAGGTCAAACTCACTTTGGCCTTTAACATATGGATTAGCATGTTGTGCTATTGAGATGATGGCAACTGGTGCTTCAAGATATGATTTTGATAGATTTGGAACAATTTTTAGAGCAAGTCCAAGACAAGCAGATGTTATTGTAATTGCGGGAACTCTTACAAAAAAACACGCAGAGTTTATGAGAAGACTGTATGACCAAATGCCAGAACCAAAATGGGTTATCTCTATGGGGTCTTGTGCAAATACAGGTGGAATGTTTAACACTTACGCAACTGTTCAAGGGGCAGATAGAATTGTACCAGTTGATATTTATCTTCCAGGTTGTGCTCCTAGACCTGAGACTTTACAGTATGCACTTATGATGCTTCAAAAGAAAATTAGAAAAGAGTCTATTTTTAGAAAAATCAAGAAAAAGAGGCTTGTATAATGAGAAAATATACACCTAAAAATGATGTACAAAAGAAATCATACTTTAGTGATAGATTCTATATTGCCCCTGAAACTTCAAAAAAAGAAGTAAGTAGTGATGAAATATATGCTTATGATATAGAGCTTTTAAGTAATAAGTTTGAGGTTTTAAATTCATATATTGAAATAGATGAGTTAGTGGTTTTTATAAAGGCTGAAGACAATGTAAATGTACTTACTTTTTTTAAAGAAGCTTTAGATTATGAGATGCTAATGGAACTTTCTGCAATTGATTATATTGCACAAAGAGGTGGCTTTGAGATTTTCTATGAAATGCTTTCATTAACAAAAAGAAAAAGAGTAAGAATTAAAACTTTCATCAAAGAAAAACAAGAACTAAACTCTGTTTATGAAGTATTTAAAATGGCAAACTGGTCTGAGAGGGAAATGTATGATATGTACGGTGTAAGAGTTGTAAACCATCCGAACTTAAAAAGAATCATTATGCCTGATGATTGGTATGACCATCCATTAAGAAAAACATATCCTTTACAAGGTGATGAAGCTGCATCTTGGTATGAAGTTGACAAAATCTTTGGTAAAGAAGCAAGGGAAGAGATAGGGGCTGAAATAAGAGACTCAGCAGCTATTGATAGATATGACACAAAAAGATTTTCAAGATTAGGGCATGAGGTTCCATATGGAGTTGATATCACAAATGGAAAAGAGCCAGAACACACACCTTTACAGTATCAAGAAGAGGGTGGAGTTCCTATTATCAAAAAATTTGATGAAAACAAAAGTGTTACACTTAAAAAAAGAAGATAAGAGAAGATAAATGCGACAAACAGCAAATAGATTAAAACCTTTCTTTGAAAATATTAACTTCGAGCGTGAAGATAATACTATGATGGTAAACTTTGGGCCTCAACACCCATCTGCCCATGGTCAAATGAGACTTATGCTTGAACTTCAAGGTGAAGAGGTAGTAAAAGCAACACCTGGAATTGGATACCTTCATAGAGGTATGGAAAAGATGGGTGAGAATATGATTTATAATGAATTCTTGCCTACAACAGACAGAATGGATTATATTGCCTCTACTTCAAATAACTATGGCTTTGCCCTTGCCGTTGAGAAGTTATTAGGAATTGAAGCCCCTAGACGTGCAGAAGTTATTAGAACTATGCTTTTAGAACTAAATAGAGTAATGTCTCACCTTTTTTGGCTTGCTACTCACGCACTTGACGTTGGAGCTATGTCAGTATTTTTATATGCCTTTAGAGAAAGAGAATACGCAATGGACCTTATAGAAGACTATTGTGGTGCAAGACTTACTCATAGTGCAGTTAGAATTGGTGGAGTTCCTTTAGATTTACCACAAAATTGGTGTGAAGACTTAGAAAAATTTATCACTAGCTTTGAAAAAGAGATTGATAGATATGAAGGATTACTTACAGAAAATAGAATCTGGAAAATGAGACTTGAAAATGTAGGTGTGATAAATGAAGAACTTGCAAAATCTTGGGGATGTACGGGAATTGTTTTAAGAGCATCTGGTGTGAAATGGGATTTAAGAAAAGAGATGCCTTATGGCCTTTATCCAGAATTAGATTTTAACGTACCAATTGCAAGTACTGGTGATGCTTATGGAAGATATAAATGTTATATCCAAGAGATGAGAGAATCAGCAAAGATTTTAAGACAATTAATTCCTATGTATAAAAGTAGTGAGAGTCAACTAATGGCCCATGCCCCTGAATATATCTCAGCACCTAAAGAAGATATTATGACTCAAAACTACTCTTTAATGCAACACTTTGTCCTTGTAACTCAAGGAATGAGGCCACCAAAGGGTGAAATTTATGTAGCAACTGAATCACCAAAGGGTGAATTAGGATATATGATAGTTAGTGATGGTAGCCCATATGCATATAAAATGAAATTAAGAGGACCATCTTTTTGGCATACAGGAGTTTTAGAGGACTTGTTACCTGGACATCAATTAGCAGATGTTGTAACTATAATTGGTAACTTAAATGTTGTATTTGGTGAAATAGACAGGTAAGGCAAAGGGTATGAAAAGATTTGATTTAAGACCATTAAAAGAGAACTTTTATGACAGAATGTTAGAGCTTATGGATAAAGATATTTCAAAAGGTGAAAATGCAATTTTTCTTTTTGAAATAGGTGACTTCTCATGTGTTCAAAAAAGTGCTGATGTTATTAAAGATGCTGGATATACACTTATGAATTCAATTAAATTCAATGAAGTTGATTGGACTATTGTTGTAAAAAATGAGAAGCCTTTAGTTGAAGAAAAAGTAGAAGAGAATAAAGAAGAAGATAAAGAGGACTAATGAATACTAAAATAGAAAAAATTTTAAATAGCGATTATATTATCTCATTTGGGTCGTTTTTAGCCCAAGATAATGAACAGGTTAAAGAAGCGATTATAGAAACTATTGCACAAAAAAATGCAGAGTTTATCTATATGCATCCTATTGATAATGTTGATTTAAAAGTTTATTATTCACAGTTAATTAAGTATGAAGTAGGAAGTGAAGAGGGGATTGCTTCAATGTTACTTGATACTTTTGTAAATGATGCAAGTGAAAAAATCAAAGATTATCTAAATGATTTAGATATGGGATATATCTCTGCTGAGAGTTCTGCTGGTGAAGAAGAGTTTGAAGAAGCATGTGAGAAAGCAGAAGATAAAACTTCAAAAGTTTTATTAGTGGGAAGAGATATTACAACTCATGAAAGAGTAGGGAATATTGTAAAAATCTTAAGTGCTATAAATAAATACTCTGACTTAGATGTAATTTGCCTAGATGAAAAAACACAAGAGCAAGTTGAGTCTTGCAATGATGAAGATATTGAAGAAGTAGAAGAGTTAGACTCATATAATGGAACAGTGGTTTATTCTATTTTCGATGAGCAAGATTGCCAAAAATTAGTAGGAAGCCAATCTTTTGCAAGAATTGCTAAGGTTCAAGATAAAGATGAGGTTTATTTAAATTACAATGGTCAAAAGGTGAAAAAGCAGTTTATTATAAATGATGACCTTTATGGGACAGTTGCATTATGTCCTATTTTAGATAGTAATATTAGCTTTTTAACTGAAAACTATAGATACAAACAAGTTAAGGTAGAGAAGGCTTAATAATGAGTGATACAATCAGCTTAACAATTAACGGAAAAGTTGTTGAAGCTAAAAGTGATGAGACTGTATTAAACACAGCAAGGGCAAATGATATTTTTATTCCTGCTTTATGTTATCTAACAAGATGTTCTCCTACACTAGCTTGTAGACTTTGTCTTGTAGAAGCAGATGGAAAACAAATCTATGCTTGTAATGCTAAAGTAAAAGAGGGGATGAATGTAACAACTTCAACTCCTAATATCGAAAAAGAAAGACGTGCAATAATGGAGGTTTACGATGTAAACCATCCCTTACAGTGTGGAGTTTGTGACCAAAGTGGAGAGTGTGAATTACAAAACTATACTCTTTATATGAAACTAGATTCTCAAAGTTATTCTATTAAAGATGTGCCAAGACCAACACAACACTGGGGAGTTATGAATTATGACCCAGGTCTTTGTATTGTTTGTGAAAAGTGTGTAACTGTTTGTAAAGATATGATTGGTTCAAATGCCTTAAGTACTGTAAAAAGAGGTTCTGAAGCAATTGATAAGACATTTAAAGATGAGATGCCAAAAGATGCATACTCTATGTGGAATAAACTAAATAAGTCACTTATTGGTTTTGAAGAAGATAATTGTACTGATTGTGGTGAGTGTATTTCTGTTTGCCCTGTTGGAGCCTTAGTTTCAAATGATTTCCAATATAAATCAAATGCTTGGGAACTTACAAGAGTTCCAGCTGCAAATCCTCACTCTAGTGATTGTGCATTTATGTATTATGAAACAAAACATACATCTGTAGATGATGCAAGTCCTAAAATCTACAGAGTTACAAATGAACATCACTATTCAACACTGAATGGTGCAGCAAGATTTGCCTATGATTTTGAAAATAAAACTCAAGGAAAAGATGAAAAAGCTTTTGATGAAGCAATAGAAGCTTTCAAAAAAGCTGACTCGATAAAGTTTAATTCATATATTACAAATGAAGAGGCTTTAATCTTACAAAAGCTTGCTTTAAAAACAGGAGCAAAACTAGTAAATAAAGATGCCTTTAGATTTAAAAGATTTATGCAAAACTATAGTTTAACTTCTGGAAAATCTCTTTACTCTTCAAGCTTAAAAGATGTGCATAACTCAAACTTTGTGGTATCTATTGGAGCATATTTAAAATCTGATTTACCAAGTGCTAGATATGCCTTTAATAACTCAGTTATTATGAATAAAGGTGCGGGGTTATATTTTCATCCTGTGCAAGACCCAGTTATGGAAAAAGTTGGGAAAAAAGGTAAAACAACAGAGTTTATCTATCATAAACCAAATGTTGAAAGCTCAATTTTATACCTTATCTTACATCTATTTGCAAATGACTTACCTCTTGAAGTTCAAGAATTTATTGACTCTAAAAAAGAGCAAAGAACTAAGACAGTTGTTGAGTCTAAAAAAGAGCAAGTTATAGAACTTGTAAAAGATGAAGAGACAGGTGAAGAAAAAGAGGTAAAAAAACTTGTTACTAAAAAAGAAGAAAAACAAGTAGAGTTTGAATATACAAAGTTTTTAGATGATATTCAAAAAGATGAAACATTCTTAGAACTAGTTGATTCAATGCTTGCAAAAAAAGATAAGTTTTCATTAATCATTGGTGAAGATTTAATTCATAATGAAAACTATGAAGAATTAGCAAAACTTTGTGGTCTGATTGAAAATTACACTTCTT from Arcobacter sp. F155 includes the following:
- a CDS encoding NAD(P)H-quinone oxidoreductase subunit 3, with translation MTHMEFAHPYFGVFVMFVLSFGVFLTVVYIARVIGRKIARLNTEKLKTTLYECGPEVTKQPSSVSVQFYLMALLFILFDIEIIFMFPWAINFQVLGWFGFVEMILFILLLTIGFIYAWRKGALEWHSIK
- the nuoD gene encoding NADH dehydrogenase (quinone) subunit D — encoded protein: MRQTANRLKPFFENINFEREDNTMMVNFGPQHPSAHGQMRLMLELQGEEVVKATPGIGYLHRGMEKMGENMIYNEFLPTTDRMDYIASTSNNYGFALAVEKLLGIEAPRRAEVIRTMLLELNRVMSHLFWLATHALDVGAMSVFLYAFREREYAMDLIEDYCGARLTHSAVRIGGVPLDLPQNWCEDLEKFITSFEKEIDRYEGLLTENRIWKMRLENVGVINEELAKSWGCTGIVLRASGVKWDLRKEMPYGLYPELDFNVPIASTGDAYGRYKCYIQEMRESAKILRQLIPMYKSSESQLMAHAPEYISAPKEDIMTQNYSLMQHFVLVTQGMRPPKGEIYVATESPKGELGYMIVSDGSPYAYKMKLRGPSFWHTGVLEDLLPGHQLADVVTIIGNLNVVFGEIDR
- a CDS encoding NADH-quinone oxidoreductase subunit C, producing the protein MRKYTPKNDVQKKSYFSDRFYIAPETSKKEVSSDEIYAYDIELLSNKFEVLNSYIEIDELVVFIKAEDNVNVLTFFKEALDYEMLMELSAIDYIAQRGGFEIFYEMLSLTKRKRVRIKTFIKEKQELNSVYEVFKMANWSEREMYDMYGVRVVNHPNLKRIIMPDDWYDHPLRKTYPLQGDEAASWYEVDKIFGKEAREEIGAEIRDSAAIDRYDTKRFSRLGHEVPYGVDITNGKEPEHTPLQYQEEGGVPIIKKFDENKSVTLKKRR
- a CDS encoding NADH-ubiquinone oxidoreductase subunit E family protein — translated: MKRFDLRPLKENFYDRMLELMDKDISKGENAIFLFEIGDFSCVQKSADVIKDAGYTLMNSIKFNEVDWTIVVKNEKPLVEEKVEENKEEDKED
- a CDS encoding NADH-quinone oxidoreductase subunit B family protein — encoded protein: MAQHKVDYFKDGGAPIALTTVDKLVNWGRSNSLWPLTYGLACCAIEMMATGASRYDFDRFGTIFRASPRQADVIVIAGTLTKKHAEFMRRLYDQMPEPKWVISMGSCANTGGMFNTYATVQGADRIVPVDIYLPGCAPRPETLQYALMMLQKKIRKESIFRKIKKKRLV
- a CDS encoding NADH-quinone oxidoreductase subunit G, which codes for MSDTISLTINGKVVEAKSDETVLNTARANDIFIPALCYLTRCSPTLACRLCLVEADGKQIYACNAKVKEGMNVTTSTPNIEKERRAIMEVYDVNHPLQCGVCDQSGECELQNYTLYMKLDSQSYSIKDVPRPTQHWGVMNYDPGLCIVCEKCVTVCKDMIGSNALSTVKRGSEAIDKTFKDEMPKDAYSMWNKLNKSLIGFEEDNCTDCGECISVCPVGALVSNDFQYKSNAWELTRVPAANPHSSDCAFMYYETKHTSVDDASPKIYRVTNEHHYSTLNGAARFAYDFENKTQGKDEKAFDEAIEAFKKADSIKFNSYITNEEALILQKLALKTGAKLVNKDAFRFKRFMQNYSLTSGKSLYSSSLKDVHNSNFVVSIGAYLKSDLPSARYAFNNSVIMNKGAGLYFHPVQDPVMEKVGKKGKTTEFIYHKPNVESSILYLILHLFANDLPLEVQEFIDSKKEQRTKTVVESKKEQVIELVKDEETGEEKEVKKLVTKKEEKQVEFEYTKFLDDIQKDETFLELVDSMLAKKDKFSLIIGEDLIHNENYEELAKLCGLIENYTSFDVVVIPSQTNTLGVSLICDELVEEETGFVIGYNEKADFELSALNNDLSEGKLDMPALNQQEGTFTNIDKKIIPTNVAIDYKGYVLNDLANEILECDVDHTIEYTSKLPLTKGYCGLEFDDLPNYFGNNRAEYRGYDLKANDIEVSEKLGLKVLTPLALATEENEIIIYKANPINQFNEFTAIAHEFKDELQSGVFFSKALFEKLELEENQEVNVQVGEVQRTLKAYCENQIDGEIALVSTFEKDLDTKVFFEDSRYAVAKVMKV